One window of Candidatus Paceibacterota bacterium genomic DNA carries:
- a CDS encoding GNAT family N-acetyltransferase has translation MDYEIREMQLEHFPAVLDILKKRGLWAKWFTETKFQQTLKMKNGFYLVAVRDERVLSVVFCDFFVLRSQGFIYKYATHPEYEGRGIGGTLINEIIRRAQAAGLRKLSAVVKKSNARSQASFRSRNFKDKKPLGEEEERLVLRLPG, from the coding sequence ATGGATTACGAAATTCGTGAAATGCAACTGGAGCATTTCCCAGCGGTTCTCGACATTCTGAAGAAGCGTGGTCTTTGGGCGAAATGGTTTACGGAAACCAAGTTTCAGCAAACCCTGAAGATGAAAAACGGCTTCTATCTCGTCGCTGTTCGGGACGAGAGAGTCCTCTCCGTTGTGTTCTGTGACTTTTTTGTTTTGAGATCGCAGGGATTTATTTATAAGTATGCCACTCACCCTGAATACGAGGGAAGAGGAATTGGCGGCACTCTTATAAATGAAATCATACGCAGAGCTCAAGCGGCGGGTCTTCGAAAGCTGAGCGCTGTGGTGAAGAAAAGTAATGCAAGGTCTCAGGCAAGTTTTCGCAGTCGGAATTTTAAAGATAAGAAGCCTCTCGGGGAAGAAGAGGAGCGTCTCGTTCTTCGGCTCCCGGGGTAA
- a CDS encoding TrmH family RNA methyltransferase, producing the protein MKKEIVVILHNIRSEQNVGSIFRTSDAAGVSKIYLTGYTPAPLDKFGRKAKGIAKTALGAEEFIAWEKLKTPASLFSKLKKSGFKILAIEQDKKAVDYKKIKIGLKTAFVFGNEVEGISKSLLQKVDEIAFIPMKGRKESLNVSVSAGIALFRILGI; encoded by the coding sequence ATGAAGAAAGAAATAGTTGTAATCCTTCACAACATCCGAAGCGAGCAAAACGTCGGCTCGATTTTTCGCACCTCGGATGCTGCGGGGGTCTCAAAAATATATTTGACTGGTTATACTCCTGCTCCTCTCGACAAATTTGGACGAAAGGCAAAGGGGATTGCAAAAACTGCGCTCGGTGCCGAGGAATTTATTGCTTGGGAAAAGTTAAAAACTCCCGCATCTCTCTTTTCTAAACTTAAAAAATCAGGATTCAAAATCCTAGCTATTGAACAGGATAAAAAAGCAGTGGATTATAAAAAAATAAAAATCGGCTTGAAAACAGCTTTTGTTTTCGGAAATGAGGTTGAGGGAATTTCAAAATCGCTTTTACAAAAAGTAGATGAGATTGCTTTTATTCCGATGAAAGGTAGAAAAGAATCGCTGAACGTTTCAGTATCAGCGGGGATCGCTCTTTTTAGAATTTTAGGTATCTGA
- the mutM gene encoding bifunctional DNA-formamidopyrimidine glycosylase/DNA-(apurinic or apyrimidinic site) lyase: MPELPEVQTTAHGVDTTLRGLNITDAWTDYNSSFHSGKGNIKNPVYFKTFRNEIVGKKILGGARRGKNVLIHLSGNLVILVHMKMTGHLLYGKFSRKQKTWVADEKGPLQDPFNKFIHLVFSLSNGKQLALSDMRKFAKVCLTEEEKLPHHPDLAHLGPEPLDTKFSLEKFQTRLMMRPNAKIKQALMDQTLVAGIGNIYSDEILWASGIHPETKVLKIPVKESRLMYTSMKELLLKGIDFGGDSMSDYRNLFGERGRFQAEHHAYRLTGKKCSKYGCKGIIKRLKIGGRSAHFCSVHQKKW, from the coding sequence ATGCCTGAACTCCCCGAAGTCCAAACAACTGCACATGGAGTAGACACGACGCTTCGCGGTCTCAACATTACCGACGCGTGGACTGATTACAATTCCTCATTCCATTCCGGAAAAGGAAACATCAAAAATCCTGTTTATTTTAAGACATTCCGGAATGAAATCGTTGGAAAAAAAATCCTTGGAGGCGCTCGACGGGGAAAAAATGTCTTGATTCATTTAAGCGGAAATCTCGTTATTCTCGTCCACATGAAAATGACAGGACATCTTCTCTACGGAAAATTTTCGCGGAAACAAAAAACATGGGTTGCTGACGAAAAGGGACCTCTCCAAGATCCATTCAATAAATTCATTCACCTGGTCTTCTCGCTTTCAAACGGCAAACAGCTCGCACTTTCTGACATGAGAAAATTCGCGAAAGTCTGCCTCACAGAGGAAGAGAAACTTCCCCACCATCCTGATTTGGCGCATCTCGGTCCAGAACCACTCGATACAAAGTTCTCTTTGGAAAAATTCCAAACCCGGCTCATGATGCGCCCAAATGCAAAAATAAAACAAGCGCTCATGGATCAAACGCTTGTCGCTGGAATCGGAAACATCTATTCAGATGAAATACTTTGGGCTTCTGGAATTCACCCAGAGACAAAAGTTCTCAAAATTCCTGTCAAAGAATCGCGCCTTATGTATACCTCAATGAAAGAATTGCTTCTCAAAGGAATCGACTTCGGCGGGGATTCCATGTCTGATTATCGAAATCTTTTCGGCGAAAGAGGGAGATTCCAGGCAGAGCATCATGCTTATCGCCTCACTGGAAAAAAGTGTAGTAAATACGGATGCAAAGGAATTATAAAACGCCTTAAAATCGGCGGAAGAAGCGCCCATTTCTGCTCTGTACACCAGAAAAAGTGGTAA
- a CDS encoding N-acetylmuramoyl-L-alanine amidase, with protein MRNILLIVCIGIVLLTGVSFFFIHSNISRGLTFESVRHFVASVFFVDSSTSEILHQKYAAAENGEKFRVLIVPGHDDEYSGTEFWGIREADMTAELGGELANMLSKDPRFVVTLSRTHKDGYNPIFQEYFATQRQMVNDFMENQIATMDDLEAKGLLQTVTGVPHRTAVSEVAYHLYAINKWANDNKMDLVIHIHFNNYPRKDLTTPGIYKGFTIYIPEGQYSNSKGSQAIANSVFNELSKEYSVSTLSHEDLGVVPEQDLIAIGSHNSLDSAGMLIEYGYIYEPQFLTLQKRTQAISNLALLTYNGVENFFNPIQ; from the coding sequence ATGAGGAACATTCTTCTTATCGTTTGCATCGGGATTGTCCTCCTCACCGGCGTTTCTTTCTTTTTTATTCACAGCAACATTTCTCGCGGACTGACGTTTGAATCAGTCCGTCATTTTGTAGCATCAGTATTTTTTGTGGATAGCTCCACCTCTGAAATTCTTCACCAGAAGTATGCAGCTGCAGAAAATGGAGAAAAGTTTCGAGTCCTTATTGTTCCTGGACATGATGATGAATACAGCGGAACCGAATTTTGGGGCATAAGGGAGGCTGATATGACGGCAGAACTTGGAGGAGAGCTCGCGAACATGCTTTCAAAAGATCCTCGATTTGTCGTAACACTTTCCCGTACCCACAAAGACGGGTACAACCCTATTTTTCAGGAATATTTCGCAACACAAAGACAGATGGTGAATGATTTTATGGAAAATCAAATTGCGACGATGGATGATTTGGAAGCGAAAGGACTTCTCCAAACCGTCACGGGGGTTCCTCATCGAACCGCGGTAAGCGAAGTGGCATATCACCTTTACGCTATAAATAAATGGGCGAATGATAACAAGATGGATCTTGTCATTCATATCCATTTCAACAATTATCCTCGAAAGGATCTTACTACCCCAGGAATATACAAAGGATTCACGATCTATATTCCGGAAGGTCAGTACTCAAATTCGAAAGGAAGCCAGGCGATAGCGAATTCTGTGTTCAATGAACTCTCGAAAGAATATTCGGTAAGCACCCTTTCGCACGAAGATTTGGGAGTTGTGCCCGAGCAGGATCTCATTGCTATCGGTTCTCACAACTCGCTTGATTCAGCAGGAATGCTCATTGAATACGGCTATATTTATGAACCGCAATTTTTGACATTGCAAAAACGCACTCAGGCGATTTCAAATCTTGCGCTTTTGACCTATAACGGAGTTGAAAATTTCTTTAATCCGATTCAGTAG
- the murE gene encoding UDP-N-acetylmuramyl-tripeptide synthetase — MISFLRKIIPQSIFKKLQPIYHYKIALLGAILYRFPSRKIKVVGITGTKGKTTTTELTARVLEEAGFKVASMGTLQFKIGGDTKRNLYKMTMPGRFFTQKFLHDAVNAGCDWAVIEMTSEGAKQFRHKYIDLDALIVTNISPEHIESHGSYEKYVEAKLSIAHALEHSEKKNRAIIVNKDSAESEKFLSLNIPRKYPYSLKDAGSHTLGGAGIEFGFNGVRISSPLPGLFNIYNMLGVATFAKSQAIETPVIKKALEKVTLVRGRMERVTLPGDVKTKKIQDFTVIVDYAHTADSLEKVYQTFGASEKICVLGNTGGGRDKWKRPEMGKIADTYCSQIILTNEDPYDEDPEGIVKEMAKGMIKHHPRIIMDRREAIHSALKDARKGEVVIITGKGTDPYIMEANGQKTPWDDATVVREELVKVLN; from the coding sequence ATGATTTCTTTTTTACGAAAAATTATTCCGCAGAGCATATTTAAAAAGCTCCAGCCGATATATCACTACAAAATCGCTCTTCTTGGGGCGATTCTCTATCGCTTCCCTTCTCGAAAGATCAAAGTAGTTGGAATTACTGGAACAAAGGGAAAGACGACAACTACAGAGCTCACTGCAAGAGTACTTGAGGAAGCGGGGTTTAAAGTTGCCTCAATGGGCACGCTTCAGTTCAAAATCGGAGGAGATACAAAGCGAAATCTTTACAAAATGACAATGCCCGGGCGATTTTTCACCCAGAAATTTTTGCACGATGCTGTAAATGCAGGCTGCGATTGGGCTGTGATTGAAATGACTTCTGAAGGAGCAAAACAATTTCGTCACAAATATATTGACCTCGACGCGCTCATTGTTACCAACATCTCTCCAGAACATATTGAATCCCACGGTTCGTATGAAAAATATGTTGAAGCAAAACTCTCTATCGCTCACGCGCTTGAACATTCCGAGAAAAAAAATCGAGCGATTATCGTAAATAAGGATAGTGCCGAATCAGAAAAATTTCTCTCGCTGAATATTCCTCGAAAATACCCATACTCGCTGAAAGACGCAGGTTCGCACACGCTTGGTGGAGCAGGAATTGAATTTGGTTTCAATGGAGTAAGAATTTCCTCCCCTCTTCCCGGACTTTTCAATATCTACAATATGCTCGGCGTCGCTACATTTGCAAAAAGCCAAGCCATTGAGACTCCCGTGATAAAAAAAGCTCTTGAGAAAGTGACGCTGGTGCGAGGCCGAATGGAAAGAGTAACTTTGCCAGGAGATGTGAAGACGAAAAAAATACAGGACTTCACGGTGATCGTAGATTACGCCCACACTGCGGATTCTTTGGAAAAAGTGTATCAAACATTCGGCGCATCCGAAAAAATCTGCGTCCTCGGCAATACCGGAGGAGGAAGAGATAAATGGAAACGGCCAGAGATGGGGAAAATAGCTGATACCTATTGCTCTCAAATCATTCTCACCAATGAAGATCCGTACGACGAAGATCCCGAAGGGATCGTTAAGGAGATGGCAAAGGGAATGATAAAACATCATCCGAGGATCATTATGGACCGGCGAGAAGCTATACATTCAGCACTCAAAGATGCTCGTAAAGGTGAGGTGGTCATCATCACCGGCAAAGGAACTGATCCTTATATTATGGAAGCGAATGGGCAGAAAACTCCTTGGGATGATGCGACTGTAGTGCGAGAAGAACTTGTGAAAGTACTGAACTAA
- the ruvA gene encoding Holliday junction branch migration protein RuvA, which translates to MISELTGKIVSKDLKKVVLDVHGVGYKIFISGDTFEKVKKMGSEPVRFFTHLAVREDALDLYGFLDEEGLNFFGLLISISGIGPKTAMGILSGATVSTLRQAIASGDSSLLTKMGGIGRKNADKIILELRDKIGLVEESEKTDFRGASDVLEALKSLGYPEREAREALKKIDKKIENTSEKVKHALKILAMHS; encoded by the coding sequence ATGATCTCTGAACTCACAGGCAAAATCGTCTCTAAAGACCTGAAAAAGGTGGTTTTGGACGTACATGGCGTGGGTTACAAGATATTCATTTCCGGTGATACCTTTGAAAAAGTGAAGAAAATGGGGTCTGAACCAGTGAGATTTTTCACTCATTTAGCTGTCAGAGAAGACGCGCTCGACCTGTACGGCTTTCTCGATGAAGAAGGCTTGAATTTTTTCGGACTTTTAATCTCTATCTCTGGCATCGGTCCAAAAACTGCAATGGGAATTCTTTCCGGCGCCACAGTATCTACGCTTCGCCAAGCAATTGCCTCCGGAGATTCGTCGCTTCTCACTAAAATGGGAGGAATCGGACGGAAAAATGCCGACAAAATTATTTTGGAACTTCGCGACAAGATCGGCCTTGTCGAAGAAAGCGAAAAAACTGATTTCCGCGGCGCCTCTGACGTGCTTGAAGCTTTGAAGTCTCTCGGGTATCCTGAACGGGAAGCTCGCGAGGCGCTCAAGAAAATTGATAAGAAAATCGAAAACACCTCGGAAAAAGTGAAACACGCTTTAAAAATTTTAGCAATGCACTCATAA
- the rpsT gene encoding 30S ribosomal protein S20: protein MAITTSAKKAIRVSDRKRVFNIRRKRVMEDLIKEIRIMAQKKDKKGFETMLPQTFQAIDKAAKTKYIKKNTAARYKSRLSALLTKISA, encoded by the coding sequence ATGGCAATTACGACATCTGCAAAAAAGGCTATCCGAGTTTCCGACAGGAAGCGAGTTTTCAATATTCGCCGAAAGCGGGTGATGGAAGATCTTATCAAAGAGATCCGAATTATGGCTCAAAAGAAAGATAAAAAAGGATTTGAGACAATGCTTCCACAGACTTTTCAGGCGATCGACAAAGCGGCAAAAACCAAATATATCAAGAAAAATACTGCTGCGAGATACAAGTCACGACTCTCAGCGCTTCTCACAAAAATTTCAGCTTAA
- the pyrB gene encoding aspartate carbamoyltransferase: MHHIVGSEEFDTKFIERIFSIADRLKKKTDTPLRGKILASLFYEPSTRTRFSFESAMLRLGGSVISTENAREFSSASKGEILEDSIKVINNYADVIVMRHYEAGAAKRAASVSKIPLINAGDGPGQHPTQALLDLYTIKKELGKIDGIRIALVGDLKNSRTIRSLSYLLGKYKNIKIYFVSPKSLQINNEIKTYLKKHKVVFEEMENTKSIISSIDVLYQTRIQKERFKNQKEYLRLRDFYRVDMHLVTQMKKEAIIMDPLPRVHTIATEVDASPKAMYFKQVHYGLLIRMALLKYLLT; this comes from the coding sequence ATGCATCACATCGTAGGATCCGAAGAATTTGATACAAAATTCATCGAAAGAATTTTCTCCATTGCAGATAGATTAAAAAAGAAAACCGATACCCCGCTACGGGGCAAAATATTAGCTTCACTGTTTTATGAACCGAGTACCAGAACTCGGTTTTCTTTTGAATCGGCGATGCTACGGCTCGGAGGAAGCGTAATTAGCACGGAAAATGCCAGAGAATTTTCTTCCGCTTCAAAGGGAGAAATTCTGGAAGATTCGATCAAAGTTATAAATAATTATGCTGATGTTATCGTAATGAGACATTATGAAGCAGGTGCAGCAAAAAGAGCTGCTTCCGTGTCGAAAATACCACTCATAAACGCAGGCGACGGGCCCGGACAACATCCCACCCAAGCTTTACTAGATCTTTACACGATTAAAAAAGAACTTGGAAAAATTGATGGGATTCGAATTGCTTTGGTTGGTGACTTAAAAAACAGCAGAACCATAAGATCACTCTCATATCTTTTAGGGAAATACAAAAACATAAAAATATATTTTGTCTCGCCGAAATCCCTTCAGATAAATAATGAAATCAAGACATATTTAAAAAAGCATAAAGTTGTTTTTGAAGAAATGGAAAATACAAAATCCATAATCAGCTCTATTGATGTTTTATACCAGACACGAATTCAAAAAGAACGATTCAAAAATCAAAAAGAATATTTGAGACTTCGAGATTTTTATCGGGTTGATATGCATCTAGTTACTCAAATGAAAAAAGAAGCGATCATTATGGATCCCCTGCCGCGAGTACATACGATCGCTACAGAAGTAGATGCTTCTCCAAAAGCAATGTACTTCAAACAAGTCCATTATGGACTCCTGATTAGAATGGCTTTGTTGAAATATCTTTTGACTTGA
- a CDS encoding TIGR00725 family protein, with protein sequence MKTQSRKIQIGVMGSAADLKYSKNLEKLAEEVGYWVAKKKAALIFGAEKDYDSLSTAACRGAKKAKGMTIGITYDKGLDIFEKQYADIVIASGLERGGGRELALVLSCDAIITLNGGSGTLTEIAIAYQANIPIITLSGTGGWSEKLAGEYLDDRKRIKIETAKTPKEAVSRAFRLIKQKYAKK encoded by the coding sequence ATGAAAACACAATCACGAAAAATACAGATAGGAGTTATGGGTTCCGCTGCCGATCTTAAGTATTCAAAAAATCTTGAAAAACTGGCGGAAGAAGTCGGCTACTGGGTCGCAAAGAAAAAAGCCGCACTCATTTTCGGTGCTGAAAAAGACTACGATTCCCTCTCTACCGCAGCCTGTCGTGGAGCAAAAAAGGCAAAAGGAATGACTATCGGTATTACCTATGACAAAGGTTTGGATATTTTTGAAAAACAATATGCAGATATTGTGATTGCAAGCGGTCTTGAACGAGGTGGTGGAAGAGAATTAGCTCTTGTCTTAAGTTGCGATGCGATTATTACTCTGAACGGTGGTTCTGGAACTCTGACTGAAATTGCAATTGCATACCAGGCAAATATACCAATCATCACACTTTCCGGAACTGGCGGATGGAGTGAAAAGCTGGCTGGAGAGTATCTCGATGACAGAAAAAGAATAAAAATTGAAACCGCAAAAACACCAAAAGAAGCGGTCTCACGAGCTTTTAGGCTTATAAAACAAAAATATGCGAAAAAATAA
- a CDS encoding YerC/YecD family TrpR-related protein, producing the protein MDWNSKEKTKFIRAILALKTTAEAECFLRDLMTEGEIEEFSKRLKAAEMLSQNISYEKIEKETGLSSTTIARVSKWLNGREGGYKLVLKRIK; encoded by the coding sequence ATGGATTGGAATAGTAAAGAAAAAACAAAGTTTATCAGGGCAATTTTAGCTTTAAAAACAACTGCGGAAGCCGAGTGTTTTCTTCGTGATCTCATGACCGAAGGAGAAATTGAGGAATTTTCAAAACGCCTTAAAGCGGCCGAAATGCTCTCTCAAAACATTTCGTATGAAAAAATCGAGAAAGAAACGGGTCTAAGCTCGACTACAATTGCTCGTGTATCTAAATGGCTGAATGGCAGAGAAGGTGGCTATAAACTGGTGTTAAAGAGAATAAAGTAA
- a CDS encoding metalloprotease family protein translates to MAWFICFLTFPGVILHEFAHKKFCDWFGVAVFKVSYFRLGNPVGQVIHAEPTKYRQVFWISSGPLILNTIIALVAGYLAFHGDTEMNLRIFLIWISFSAGLNAFPSDQDMDNIIDASRTPLRFMDLVTLGFVFRYASLLFVYPMKWVNNARYLWFLYAILLVTISFYL, encoded by the coding sequence ATGGCATGGTTCATCTGCTTTCTCACCTTCCCCGGCGTTATACTCCACGAATTCGCCCACAAGAAATTTTGCGATTGGTTCGGTGTGGCGGTTTTTAAAGTTTCATACTTCCGCCTCGGAAATCCTGTCGGGCAAGTCATTCACGCCGAGCCGACGAAATACCGCCAAGTGTTCTGGATTTCTTCAGGACCCCTCATCTTAAATACGATCATTGCTCTCGTCGCCGGCTATCTTGCTTTTCACGGGGATACAGAAATGAATTTGCGCATATTTTTAATTTGGATCTCTTTTTCGGCAGGCCTCAACGCATTTCCAAGCGATCAGGATATGGACAATATTATAGATGCTTCGAGAACGCCCTTGCGGTTTATGGATCTCGTCACTCTGGGATTTGTCTTCCGCTACGCATCGCTTCTCTTTGTATACCCCATGAAATGGGTAAATAATGCGAGGTATCTCTGGTTTTTGTATGCAATTCTCCTTGTAACGATAAGCTTTTATCTTTAA
- a CDS encoding ABC transporter ATP-binding protein, with amino-acid sequence MKSYFSRILFYLKPHIKKYKVSFFLIFFSYAFGIIFDSIVKPYLYKEIIDNVSSGVAPDAILAALMPIVGFLVLSIILHNVGFRVGDYASSYFQSKVMKDLYDSTFDRLLKHSYYFFSNNFSGSIVAKTKRFTRSFETLADIISYQIFFSLVTVSGIITILFIKAPLLAWIFLAWALLYIAITILFIKRKMSYDIEEAAADSRVTARLSDAILNVLTIKIFARDKEESNAFQGVTLDEEKRRRHAWYMGNFQNAMQAFLMAILQITVIYVSIGLWYRGLLSIGTFALMVFYMFNLFDILWSLGKSLTKAIKASTDMKEIVDIFDLEIDVSDSPKPEQAKIGKGEILFDDVSFVYKGGIKVLEHFTLAIRSGERIGVVGHSGAGKSTITKLLLRFIDVTEGAVKIDGQDIKEITQNDLRSVISYVPQDSILFHRTIRENISYGKPEASEEEIQDVAKKAHAHEFIIKLPKRYETLVGERGVKLSGGERQRVAIARAMLKNAPILILDEATSSLDSVSESYIQEAFTELMKNKTTIVIAHRLSTVQTMDRIVVLENGEIAGMGTHAELVAENKVYAELWNHQTGGFLQE; translated from the coding sequence ATGAAATCCTATTTTTCAAGAATTCTCTTCTATCTCAAGCCTCATATCAAAAAATATAAGGTCTCTTTCTTTTTGATTTTTTTCAGCTACGCATTCGGAATTATTTTCGACAGCATCGTAAAACCCTACCTCTACAAGGAAATCATAGACAACGTTTCTTCCGGCGTCGCACCCGACGCGATTCTCGCTGCACTTATGCCAATCGTGGGATTTTTGGTACTTAGCATCATTCTGCACAACGTCGGCTTTCGTGTTGGTGATTATGCGAGCTCGTACTTTCAAAGCAAAGTCATGAAAGATCTCTATGATTCCACCTTTGATCGGCTTCTGAAACATTCGTATTATTTCTTCTCAAATAATTTCTCCGGAAGCATCGTCGCAAAAACAAAACGCTTTACCAGGTCATTCGAGACTCTGGCAGACATCATCTCGTACCAAATATTCTTTTCTCTGGTTACTGTTTCGGGAATCATTACGATACTTTTCATAAAAGCACCTCTTCTCGCTTGGATATTTTTGGCCTGGGCGCTTCTCTATATCGCGATCACTATCCTCTTCATAAAAAGAAAGATGTCATACGACATAGAGGAAGCGGCCGCCGATTCTCGTGTTACCGCCCGGCTTTCAGACGCAATCCTTAACGTTCTTACAATAAAAATATTTGCGAGAGACAAAGAAGAAAGCAATGCGTTCCAAGGAGTAACTTTAGACGAAGAGAAAAGACGCAGGCATGCGTGGTATATGGGGAATTTCCAAAATGCCATGCAAGCTTTTCTCATGGCAATTCTTCAAATCACTGTGATATACGTAAGCATCGGTTTATGGTATCGGGGATTACTGTCTATCGGAACTTTTGCTCTCATGGTTTTTTACATGTTCAATCTTTTTGACATTCTCTGGAGCTTGGGAAAATCTCTCACAAAAGCAATAAAAGCGAGTACGGATATGAAAGAGATAGTGGATATTTTTGATTTGGAGATAGATGTCTCAGATTCTCCAAAACCAGAGCAGGCGAAAATCGGAAAGGGTGAAATTCTCTTCGATGATGTGTCTTTCGTATATAAAGGAGGAATAAAAGTGCTTGAACATTTTACCCTCGCTATTCGCTCTGGAGAACGAATAGGCGTTGTCGGGCATTCTGGAGCCGGGAAATCAACCATCACGAAACTACTCCTCCGATTCATCGATGTCACAGAAGGCGCAGTGAAGATTGACGGACAAGATATAAAGGAAATCACACAGAACGATCTGCGATCAGTAATCTCTTACGTACCGCAAGATTCGATTCTTTTTCACCGAACCATCCGAGAAAACATATCCTACGGAAAACCGGAAGCAAGTGAGGAGGAAATACAAGACGTGGCGAAAAAGGCGCACGCTCATGAATTCATAATAAAACTTCCAAAAAGATACGAGACCCTAGTCGGAGAAAGAGGAGTAAAGCTCTCCGGGGGGGAGAGACAGCGGGTCGCGATCGCCAGAGCAATGCTTAAAAATGCGCCGATCCTTATTCTCGATGAGGCTACGAGTTCCCTTGATAGCGTGAGCGAATCATATATTCAAGAGGCGTTCACAGAACTTATGAAAAACAAGACCACTATCGTCATCGCGCACAGATTAAGCACTGTGCAGACAATGGACAGAATTGTGGTTCTCGAAAATGGCGAGATCGCGGGAATGGGAACGCATGCCGAGCTTGTAGCCGAAAACAAAGTTTACGCAGAATTGTGGAATCATCAGACAGGTGGATTTTTGCAGGAATGA
- a CDS encoding LAGLIDADG family homing endonuclease: MTLSSLETLCTLCKLARPKNIEIKERYWYAKIGAPIGGKVVHEKYGPLIGNQEYRKSQWKKWWDTKGKFRMNSVLLEKRVHLPKQSPLLAEFMGIMLGDGGITKYQFRISLNGKTDKKYSLYVRNLIKKLFRIRAKKQLRKQSDGIDIVVSRKGINKYLILLGLKSGDKLKQNLDIPEWIMKNKKYQKMCLRGLIDTDGCLFYETHLIKGKKYSYPRLNFVTASPSLATSVFNILIDLNFKARLRKNGRNSAVQLENKAEIWQYFKTIGTSNPKHLNRWHILGRRV, translated from the coding sequence ATGACCCTTTCTTCTCTTGAAACTTTATGTACCCTTTGTAAATTAGCAAGACCTAAAAATATAGAAATAAAGGAGAGATACTGGTACGCGAAGATTGGGGCGCCAATCGGAGGAAAAGTTGTGCATGAAAAATACGGACCTCTAATCGGGAACCAGGAATACAGAAAATCTCAATGGAAAAAGTGGTGGGATACGAAGGGTAAATTCCGGATGAATTCTGTTCTTTTGGAAAAGAGGGTCCATTTACCCAAACAAAGTCCGCTTCTCGCAGAATTCATGGGAATAATGCTTGGGGACGGAGGTATAACAAAATATCAGTTTCGTATTTCATTAAATGGAAAAACTGACAAAAAGTATTCTCTTTACGTCCGAAATCTAATCAAAAAATTATTCAGAATCAGGGCAAAAAAACAGCTAAGAAAACAATCTGATGGGATAGACATTGTTGTCTCAAGAAAAGGGATAAATAAGTATCTCATCCTTCTTGGCCTCAAGTCGGGAGACAAATTAAAACAAAATCTTGATATTCCTGAGTGGATTATGAAAAATAAAAAATACCAAAAAATGTGCCTGCGCGGACTTATCGATACCGATGGGTGTTTATTTTACGAAACACATCTCATAAAAGGTAAAAAATATTCCTATCCTCGGCTGAACTTTGTGACAGCCTCCCCATCGCTAGCAACTTCAGTTTTTAATATTCTTATCGATCTAAATTTCAAAGCACGATTAAGAAAAAACGGCCGCAATTCAGCAGTACAACTTGAAAATAAGGCGGAAATATGGCAGTATTTCAAAACTATCGGCACGAGTAACCCCAAACACTTGAACCGATGGCATATATTAGGGAGGCGTGTCTGA